A DNA window from Vigna angularis cultivar LongXiaoDou No.4 chromosome 1, ASM1680809v1, whole genome shotgun sequence contains the following coding sequences:
- the LOC108333807 gene encoding pectinesterase inhibitor 9: MAHLNQPFTVTFLSILLCLAAVDPSLALHKPSNQNQTMTYIESSCQGTRFPNLCIRCLARFSNSTIDGPQHLAHLALSVSLLRALKTRAYLLKVAKELEEFKNDRVYLTVQDCVIQLNDSVDQLCQAIKELRRIKKSTIIDDNFLWHISNVETWVSTALTDASYCVQSFPGTNMSKRTATIKFKAQNVAEVTSNALNLFHRYASSYHVAARATMKP, translated from the coding sequence ATGGCACACCTGAACCAGCCATTCACAGTCACTTTCCTTTCTATCCTTTTATGTCTTGCTGCAGTTGATCCATCTTTGGCTCTGCATAAACCCTCAAACCAAAACCAAACAATGACTTACATAGAGTCCTCTTGCCAAGGAACAAGGTTCCCTAATCTGTGCATACGTTGCCTAGCCAGATTTTCAAATTCCACCATTGATGGCCCTCAGCACTTGGCCCATCTTGCCCTTTCGGTGAGCCTCTTAAGGGCACTAAAAACTAGGGCATACTTGTTAAAAGTGGCCAAGGAACTTGAAGAGTTCAAGAATGATAGAGTGTACCTTACTGTGCAAGATTGTGTAATTCAACTGAATGATAGTGTTGACCAACTTTGCCAAGCCATCAAAGAGCTCCGCAGGATAAAGAAAAGCACCATCATAGATGACAACTTCTTGTGGCACATAAGTAATGTTGAGACATGGGTAAGCACTGCCTTAACAGATGCTAGCTATTGTGTTCAATCGTTCCCTGGAACAAATATGAGTAAGAGGACTGCTACTATAAAGTTTAAGGCACAAAATGTTGCAGAGGTCACTAGTAATGCACTGAATTTATTCCACAGATATGCTTCTAGTTACCATGTAGCAGCTAGAGCCACCATGAAACCCTAA